The following coding sequences lie in one Fundulus heteroclitus isolate FHET01 chromosome 20, MU-UCD_Fhet_4.1, whole genome shotgun sequence genomic window:
- the utp3 gene encoding something about silencing protein 10, with product MVRAKRAQQQRRPRKVEQYDEDDPEAYKHMPVPDKKSSEFIKDKIDEFHDQKIAKLLARGVQVESDVEELDDEEEVMALDDSESEEEEGTDMESDLEEKKEEDLPNEMAWGTKKKMFYNSDYLATKGKSQEELDAEEEEEEEEAKNIQKRLAANLSEEDYDLNFFQEFAVEEKDEDKPVEKQEKIVKDLKQMSQKEKMKLLRKDSPELLELIQDFKAKLTELKDELQPLMQMVKDGAIPAGKGADYLKTKQQLYLNYCTNISFYLVLKAKRIPAHNHPVIERLLAYRNLINELGTVDARLAPELRQLLTGGEKDKRLSSPAEGRNTRTPSEKEKDAGETLPESGDSADSDLDEEAALRFYKEVEERVKLKRKSKNPEELEGNDEGEADEEVDLDAKRGITYQMAKNKGLTPKRKKIDRNPRVKHREKYRRAKIRRKGQVREVRREETRYGGEVSGIRAGVKKSTKLK from the exons ATGGTCCGAGCAAAACG AGCTCAACAACAGAGGAGGCCTAGAAAGGTGGAACAGTATGATGAAGATGACCCTGAAGCCTACAAACACATGCCTGTTCCCGATAAG aagtCGTCGGAGTTCATCAAGGACAAGATCGACGAGTTTCATGATCAGAAGATCGCG AAACTTCTCGCTCGCGGGGTTCAGGTGGAGAGCGACGTGGAGGAGCTAGACGATGAG GAGGAGGTGATGGCTCTGGACGACTCAGAGTCCGAGGAAGAAGAGGGGACAGATATGGAGAGTGATCTAGAAGAGAAAAAGGAGGAGG ATCTTCCTAATGAAATGGCGTGGGGAACCAAGAAGAAAATGTTCTACAACTCGGACTATCTCGCCACCA AGGGGAAGTCACAGGAAGAGTTGGacgcagaggaagaggaggaggaggaagaagcaaaaaacatccagaaacgTCTAGCTGCGAATCTGAGCGAGGAGGATTAcgatttaaacttttttcag GAGTTCGCTGTGGAGGAGAAGGATGAAGACAAACCTGTGGAGAAACAGGAGAAAATTGTGAAGGACTTGAAGCAGATGTCTCAGAAGGAGAAGATGAAGCTTTTGAGGAAAGATTCGCCAGAGCTGCTTGAGCTCATTCAGGACTTCAAGGCAAAG CTCACTGAGCTGAAGGACGAGCTGCAGCCCCTCATGCAGATGGTCAAAGATGGTGCGATCCCTGCAGGAAAG GGGGCGGATTACCTGAAGACAAAACAGCAACTTTATCTCAA TTACTGCACCAACATCAGCTTCTACCTGGTGCTGAAAGCAAAGCGGATCCCCGCACACAACCACCCTGTGATCGAACGGCTGCTCGCCTACAGAAAC CTCATCAATGAACTGGGCACAGTAGATGCTCGTCTGGCTCCAGAGCTTCGTCAACTTCTCACCGGAGGGGAGAAAGACAAACGTTTGAGCAGCCCAGCAGAAGGGAGGAACACCAGAACGCCAAGTGAAAAGGAAAAG GACGCTGGAGAAACTCTACCCGAGAGCGGCGACTCGGCGGACTCGGACTTGGACGAGGAGGCGGCTCTGCGTTTCTACAAAGAAGTGGAGGAACGGGTGAAACTGAAGAGGAAGAGCAAAAACCCAGAAGA GCTGGAGGGGAACGACGAGGGCGAGGCGGATGAAGAGGTGGATCTGGACGCCAAAAGAGGAATCACTTACCAG ATGGCCAAGAACAAGGGGCTGACGCCCAAGAGGAAGAAGATTGACCGTAACCCCAGAGTCAAACACAGAGAGAAGTACAGACGGGCCAAAATCCGCAGAAAGGGACAG GTGCGAGAAGTCCGTCGGGAGGAGACGCGGTACGGAGGGGAGGTGTCTGGCATCCGGGCCGGTGTCAAGAAAAGCACCAAGCTTAAGTAA
- the ppcs gene encoding phosphopantothenate--cysteine ligase yields the protein MAEPRTSSIDGKLAEEFAVPAHVEEVREKMAAFACRHAEAGRRVVLITSGGTKVPLESRTVRFLDNFSSGRRGASSAEYFIDSGYAVIFLHRHRSLYPYTRMFLTINMLDALQFRGGEGAGEVVVNQQVLPGIAGVLKRYNQVKDGGLLLPIEFNTLSEYLHLLKAAAQALSTIGSKAMFYLAAAVSDFYIPASEMPEHKIQSSNGPLQLSMKMVPKLLSPLVKDWAPQAFVTSFKLETDSAILLDRARQALAAYRHQAVVANVLDSRRGYVVVVTPDTQAELVLTEDEAEKDVEIEERIVSNLTSAHSKFISQQAG from the exons ATGGCTGAGCCCCGAACATCGTCCATTGACGGAAAGCTGGCTGAGGAGTTTGCCGTTCCCGCCCACGTGGAGGAGGTCAGGGAGAAGATGGCCGCTTTCGCCTGCCGCCACGCCGAAGCAGGCCGCAGGGTGGTTCTCATCACCTCAGGAGGCACCAAAGTCCCTCTGGAGTCGCGCACCGTCCGCTTCCTGGATAACTTCAGCAGCGGCAGGCGGGGAGCCTCCTCAGCGGAGTACTTCATTGACTCGGGCTACGCCGTCATCTTCCTGCACCGGCACCGCTCCCTCTACCCGTACACGCGCATGTTCTTAACCATCAACATGCTGGACGCCCTGCAGTTCAGGGGCGGCGAAGGAGCCGGCGAGGTGGTGGTCAACCAGCAGGTGCTTCCGGGCATCGCCGGGGTCCTGAAGAGGTACAACCAGGTGAAAGACGGCGGGCTTCTTCTACCCATCGAGTTCAACACGCTTTCAGAGTATCTGCATTTACTAAAGGCAGCGGCGCAGGCGCTCAGCACTATAG GATCAAAGGCCATGTTCTACTTGGCTGCAGCCGTGTCAGATTTCTACATACCGGCGTCAGAGATGCCTGAACACAAAATCCAGTCCTCCAACGGACCTCTTCAG CTCAGCATGAAGATGGTTCCTAAGCTGCTGTCGCCGCTCGTTAAGGACTGGGCGCCTCAGGCTTTTGTCACATCCTTCAAGCTGGAGACCGACTCGGCCATCCTACTGGACAGGGCCCGGCAGGCTCTGGCCGCGTACAGACACCAGGCGGTGGTGGCCAACGTGTTGGACTCCCGGCGGGGCTACGTGGTGGTCGTGACCCCGGACACCCAGGCAGAGCTGGTCCTCACCGAGGACGAGGCGGAGAAGGACGTGGAGATCGAGGAGAGGATAGTGAGCAACCTGACGTCGGCGCACAGCAAGTTCATAAGCCAACAAGCCGGGTGA
- the fam83e gene encoding protein FAM83E — protein MSNSQEQSLNENVVFLPVDESFPDFLHSEREREAVERLLSSGPEAFYCSVGSELPGCFLSPEEVRQIDGWAENFCSKEPLVEEQNGYESRSDSKNFSSTYDPYHWDTPIPDLELGWPERSPWVMQSSVRVHSSSAPQGDGRVREIIRRHLQMARTLIAIATDQLTDNTIISDLHNAASRGVPVYIILNHRSLQENFTLVKLRHPNIRVRVVGGKTFCSRTGRMVVGDLKSNFILVDLDVVIHGSYRLTWTDAHLHRQLITVLRGSAVHSFDEEFRLLFAESVPVTEALVVPAGPQIYQPQQAEDFSRPKLQKLLSAELELTNPPSPPTDILLDWEAMGVIHRDNNNLPSTLLDLNKENVAEKMSQLETNKDTPPVDSLTYKQHLVNRRSSMGVLSTNPPAAERMERPEHTIERREFPAEKPPKRQQTTVTRIDVPPEPTNVAYTRRRSTPWMETCLEEKQRTNHVNAFEDTPSAMRKTSLIPRVTPSKNFTSASEIMKKLKLGTGLRRNSTLSESMSMSQSMMDLSQQNHRDREYPVPRFLGGDAMTPASVLIRNRNDEGKSSLQRSTSTLMLNERPRSNTLNSIYASKRWPKNNNLS, from the exons ATGTCAAACTCCCAGGAGCAGAGTCTGAATGAGAATGTGGTTTTCCTGCCGGTGGACGAGTCCTTCCCAGACTTCCTCCACTCTGAAAGGGAACGTGAAGCAGTGGAGAGACTCCTCAGCAGCGGGCCTGAGGCCTTTTACTGCTCCGTCGGCTCTGAGCTCCCCGGCTGCTTCTTGTCTCCCGAGGAGGTGAGGCAGATTGACGGCTGGGCCGAGAACTTTTGCTCTAAGGAGCCACTGGTGGAAGAACAGAATGGATACGAGAGCAGATCGGACTCGAAGAACTTCAGTTCCACCTACGACCCCTACCACTGGGACACGCCGATCCCGGACCTGGAGCTGGGCTGGCCAGAGAGATCCCCCTGGGTTATGCAGAGCAGCGTCAGAGTCCACTCCagttctgctcctcagggagaCGGGCGAGTCAGAGAGATCATCAGGCGACACTTACAAATGGCCAGAACT TTGATTGCCATCGCGACAGACCAGCTGACAGACAACACCATCATTTCTGACTTGCACAACGCCGCCTCCCGAGGTGTGCCCGTCTACATCATCCTGAACCATAGGTCCCTGCAGGAGAACTTCACCCTGGTTAAGCTCAGGCATCCC aACATAAGGGTCCGCGTTGTCGGAGGAAAAACCTTTTGCTCCAGAACTGGAAGGATGGTGGTTGGGGATTTGAAATCCAATTTCATCCTGGTGGATTTAGACGTAGTGATTCACGGCAGCTAccg cctCACATGGACAGACGCCCATCTGCACCGGCAGCTCATCACAGTCCTGAGAGGATCGGCGGTCCACTCGTTTGACGAAGAATTCAGGCTCCTTTTTGCCGAGTCAGTCCCAGTTACCGAAGCTTTGGTAGTCCCAGCTGGCCCCCAAATATACCAGCCTCAGCAGGCCGAAGACTTCTCACGTCCCAAGCTCCAGAAACTGCTCTCTGCCGAGTTAGAGCTCACAAACCCTCCTTCCCCGCCTACAGACATTCTCCTGGACTGGGAAGCGATGGGTGTTATTCACAGAGACAACAACAACCTGCCGTCTACTCTTCTGGATCTAAATAAAGAAAACGTGGCTGAGAAAATGTCCCAGCTGGAAACAAATAAGGACACGCCCCCTGTGGACAGCTTGACCTACAAACAACACCTTGTGAACAGGAGAAG tAGCATGGGAGTACTGTCAACAAACCCACCAGCTGCTGAGAGAATGGAAAG GCCTGAGCATACAATAGAAAGAAGGGAGTTCCCTGCAGAGAAGCCGCCTAAAAGACAGCAGACGACTGTAACCAGAATTGATGTTCCACCCGAGCCAACAAATGTAGCTTATACCAGGAGAAGATCAACCCCCTGGATGGAGACTTGTTTAGAAGAGAAGCAGAGAACAAATCATGTTAATGCCTTTGAGGACACGCCCTCTGCCATG AGGAAAACATCTTTAATCCCGAGGGTGACGCCCAGCAAGAACTTCACCTCTGCGAGTGAAATCATGAAGAAGCTCAAGCTGGGAACGGGGTTGCGGAGAAACTCCACTTTGTCGGAGTCCATGTCCATGTCCCAGTCCATGATGGACCTCAGCCAGCAAaaccacagagacagagagtaCCCAGTGCCTCGGTTTCTCGGCGGC GATGCAATGACGCCTGCTTCGGTACTGATAAGGAATAGGAACGATGAAGGGAAATCTTCCTTACAACGATCTACATCAACTCTGATGCTCAATGAAAGACCTCGCAGCAACACCTTAAACTCCATTTACGCGAGTAAGCGCTGGCCGAAGAACAACAACTTATCATGA